One window from the genome of Heptranchias perlo isolate sHepPer1 chromosome 22, sHepPer1.hap1, whole genome shotgun sequence encodes:
- the LOC137340528 gene encoding amiloride-sensitive sodium channel subunit beta-like: MACLKVRQYFTRALHRLQKGPGYTYTGLLIWYCENTNTHGPKRMVTEGPKKRALWFVLTLVFTGLVCWQWGILIQSYLAWEVSVNLKTGFRVMAFPAVTVCNANPFRYTRSKQLLQHLDEFAKLALDRIYKYNQNGTVPGDLPLAQRNWSKVASLVIIEKSDQGEETVLHVLGSGRNQTHSATRNGSRTGSYKVALQLCNEDSSDCIYRTFSTVLQAMNEWYSLHYMSILSNTPQSDRMAMGEQGEEFILTCLFAGQPCNLENFTQLMHPMYGNCYIFNWGSDGHPLITSNPGAEFGLKLVLDISQEDYNPFLSTSAGARLMLHQQNTYPFLKDLGLYAMPGTETSIGIFADEIVRLGGSYSRCTFDGSDVDVKTLYNTTYSMQTCLRSCLQDHMVKYCGCGYHNYPLPEGAYYCNNKDNPNWGHCYYHLKEQIEAENSDCLESCKQPCNETQYRLTISMADWPSQSSEDWIYHVLSYERDSSTNVTVNRKSILKLNLYFQEINYRTIQEDPALTIDWLPSKLGGQFGFWMGGSILCIIELTEIMIDCLWITVIKVVKWYWERRSRRSRTQFSDPPPTVAQLAEDHTNAGFDPDQADQARQGRPCALAIPGTPPPQYDSLRIHPINQVTNAWDCGQI; this comes from the exons ATGGCCTGTCTGAAGGTGAGGCAATATTTCACCCGCGCACTGCACCGGCTGCAGAAAGGACCAGGGTACACCTACACCGGGCTTCTCATCTGGTACTGTGAGAACACCAACACTCATGGGCCCAAACGCATGGTGACTGAGGGGCCCAAGAAGCGGGCCCTGTGGTTTGTGTTGACTCTGGTGTTCACGGGGCTGGTCTGCTGGCAGTGGGGGATCCTGATCCAGAGTTACCTGGCCTGGGAGGTCAGTGTGAACCTGAAGACCGGCTTCAGAGTAATGGCCTTCCCTGCTGTGACCGTCTGCAACGCCAACCCTTTCAG GTACACAAGGTCCAAGCAGCTGTTGCAACATCTGGATGAGTTTGCCAAACTTGCACTGGATCGTATTTACAAATACAACCAGAACGGAACCGTTCCCGGGGACCTTCCGTTAGCCCAGAGAAACTGGAGCAAGGTGGCATCGCTGGTGATCATCGAGAAGAGTGACCAGGGCGAGGAGACCGTTCTACATGTCCTGGGATCGGGTCGAAATCAAACCCACTCAGCAACAAGGAATGGATCACGGACAGGGAGCTACAAAGTGGCACTGCAACTG TGCAATGAGGACAGCTCTGACTGTATATACAGAACCTTCAGCACAGTGTTGCAGGCAATGAATGAGTGGTACTCCCTACACTACATGAGCATCCTGTCAAACACGCCTCAATCAGACCGCATGGCGATGGGCGAGCAGGGCGAGGAATTTATTCTGACTTGCCTCTTCGCTGGGCAGCCCTGTAACCTTGA AAACTTCACGCAGTTGATGCACCCGATGTACGGCAACTGTTACATCTTCAACTGGGGCTCAGATGGGCACCCACTGATAACATCCAATCCCGGCGCAGAATTCG GGTTGAAGCTGGTGCTGGATATTTCTCAGGAGGATTACAACCCCTTCCtttccacctctgctggagccaggCTCATGTTGCATCAGCAGAACACCTACCCATTCCTCAAGGACCTCGGGCTCTACGCCATGCCTGGCACAGAGACATCCATTGGCATATTTGCG GATGAAATTGTGCGTCTGGGTGGTTCCTATAGTCGGTGTACGTTTGATGGTTCAGATGTGGATGTGAAGACTCTGTACAACACCACCTACTCGATGCAG ACCTGTCTCCGTTCCTGTCTCCAGGATCACATGGTGAAGTACTGCGGATGTGGGTATCACAATTACCCTCTACCAGAGGGGGCATATTACTGTAACAACAAGGATAACCCCAACTGGG GTCACTGTTACTACCACCTGAAGGAGCAGATAGAAGCAGAGAATTCAGACTGCCTGGAGAGCTGTAAGCAGCCCTGCAA TGAGACCCAGTACAGACTGACCATCTCCATGGCAGACTGGCCATCCCAATCCTCTGAG GACTGGATTTACCATGTCTTGTCGTATGAGAGAGATTCCTCAACTAATGTTACTGTAAACAG GAAAAGTATCCTGAAATTAAACCTCTACTTCCAAGAGATTAATTACAGGACAATACAGGAGGACCCTGCCCTAACG ATTGATTGGCTTCCCTCCAAACTGGGAGGCCAGTTTGGGTTCTGGATGGGCGGCTCCATCCTGTGCATCATCGAGCTGACTGAGATCATGATCGACTGCCTGTGGATCACCGTCATCAAAGTGGTGAAATGGTACTGGGAGCGCCGATCCCGTCGATCCCGGACACAGTTCTCCGACCCCCCACCGACTGTGGCCCAGCTGGCCGAAGACCACACAAACGCCGGATTCGATCCGGACCAAGCTGACCAAGCACGGCAGGGAAGGCCATGCGCACTGGCCATTCCGGGCACGCCCCCTCCTCAGTACGACTCACTCCGCATCCACCCCATCAACCAGGTCACCAACGCTTGGGACTGTGGCCAGATTTAA